Proteins encoded in a region of the Mycobacterium branderi genome:
- a CDS encoding galactokinase, whose product MTIRYAAPGRINLIGEHTDYNLGFALPIALPQRTTVTFEPSDADVITVRSDRMDGVVRIPLDTVPGDVSGWAGYVAGVVWALGSAGYRVPGGAMSVTSDVEIGSGLSSSAALECAVVGALACGVHIDRLEQARLAQRAENEYVGAPTGLLDQLAALFGEPSTALLIDFRELTVRPVPFDPEAAGVALLLIDSRARHTHAGGEYAARRASCERAAAAVGVPSLREVYDVSALRAVGDPADARRARHVLTENQRVLDFVAALDDSDFVSAGRIFTASHASMRDDFEITTEHIDVIADAALRAGAFGARMTGGGFGGCVIALVPTERVDAVASAVRGAVHEAGYEQPVITRTYAAQGAGVPRVT is encoded by the coding sequence GTGACGATCCGATACGCCGCGCCGGGGCGGATCAACCTGATCGGTGAACACACCGACTACAACCTGGGTTTCGCGCTGCCGATCGCGCTGCCGCAGCGCACCACGGTGACGTTCGAGCCGTCGGATGCAGATGTGATTACCGTGCGCAGCGACCGCATGGACGGCGTGGTGCGGATTCCGCTTGACACGGTTCCGGGTGACGTCAGCGGTTGGGCCGGCTATGTGGCGGGGGTGGTGTGGGCGTTAGGTAGCGCGGGTTACCGCGTGCCGGGCGGTGCCATGTCGGTCACCAGTGACGTCGAGATCGGGTCGGGGTTGTCGTCGTCGGCCGCGCTGGAGTGTGCGGTGGTGGGGGCGTTGGCGTGTGGTGTGCATATCGACCGGCTGGAGCAGGCCCGGCTGGCGCAGCGTGCGGAGAACGAATACGTCGGCGCACCAACGGGTTTGCTCGACCAGTTGGCGGCGCTGTTCGGGGAGCCGTCGACGGCGTTGCTGATCGACTTTCGGGAGCTGACCGTGCGGCCGGTGCCGTTCGACCCCGAGGCGGCGGGGGTTGCGCTGCTGTTGATCGACTCGCGGGCGCGGCACACGCACGCGGGCGGCGAGTACGCGGCCCGTCGGGCGTCGTGCGAACGGGCGGCCGCCGCGGTGGGGGTGCCGTCGCTGCGGGAGGTTTATGACGTGTCTGCGCTGCGGGCGGTGGGCGATCCCGCTGATGCCCGTCGTGCCCGGCACGTGCTGACGGAGAACCAGCGGGTGTTGGATTTTGTTGCGGCGCTGGATGACTCGGATTTCGTGTCGGCGGGCCGCATCTTCACAGCGTCGCACGCCTCGATGCGCGACGACTTCGAAATCACCACCGAGCACATCGATGTGATCGCCGACGCGGCGCTGAGAGCGGGCGCGTTTGGTGCGCGTATGACGGGCGGCGGGTTCGGGGGCTGTGTGATCGCATTGGTTCCGACTGAGCGGGTGGACGCCGTCGCTTCGGCGGTTCGAGGGGCGGTGCACGAAGCGGGCTATGAGCAGCCGGTGATTACCCGGACGTATGCCGCCCAGGGCGCCGGCGTCCCACGTGTCACATGA
- the galT gene encoding galactose-1-phosphate uridylyltransferase: protein MTAPTRAKLADGRDLLFFSLPGHTPAPVVDRRPLPERDPAQSQLRFDRTTGQWVIIAALRQDRTYKPPADQCPLCPGPTGLTSEVPVPDYDVVVFENRFPSLCGTGSTLAVPDGFVPVPGYGRCEVICFSSDHTGSFADLEASHARLVVDAWRHRTADLMGLAGVEEVFCFENRGEEIGVTLSHPHGQIYGYPYLTPRTAVMLEQAREHRNRFGRNLFEDLLAREVTDGSRVVARTSSFTAFVPFAARWPVEVHVYPNRFVHNLVDLSDGELDDFAQIYLDLLRRFDRMYSAPLPYMSALHQYADTDAQREGYFHVELMSIRRSATALKYLAASESAMDAFISDVMPEAVAERLRELG, encoded by the coding sequence GTGACGGCGCCGACCCGGGCGAAGCTGGCCGACGGCCGCGACCTGCTGTTCTTCTCGTTGCCCGGTCACACTCCGGCGCCGGTTGTAGACCGCCGGCCGCTGCCGGAGCGTGACCCTGCCCAGTCGCAGTTGCGGTTCGACCGGACGACCGGGCAGTGGGTGATCATTGCGGCGCTTCGCCAGGACCGCACTTACAAGCCGCCCGCTGACCAGTGTCCGTTGTGCCCGGGCCCGACGGGGTTGACCAGCGAGGTGCCCGTTCCCGATTACGACGTCGTGGTTTTCGAGAACCGGTTCCCGAGCCTGTGCGGAACCGGTTCGACGCTGGCCGTGCCGGACGGGTTTGTGCCGGTGCCTGGTTATGGCCGCTGCGAGGTGATCTGCTTTTCGTCGGATCACACCGGCTCGTTTGCCGACTTGGAGGCGTCGCACGCCCGCCTTGTCGTCGATGCGTGGCGGCATCGCACGGCCGACCTGATGGGTCTGGCCGGCGTCGAGGAGGTGTTCTGCTTCGAGAACCGCGGCGAGGAGATCGGGGTGACGCTGAGCCATCCGCATGGTCAGATTTACGGCTACCCGTATCTGACGCCGCGCACTGCCGTGATGCTGGAGCAAGCGCGTGAGCATCGAAACCGGTTTGGCCGCAACCTGTTTGAAGACCTGCTGGCACGCGAGGTAACCGACGGAAGTCGTGTCGTCGCGCGGACCTCGTCGTTCACGGCGTTCGTGCCGTTCGCGGCGCGCTGGCCAGTGGAGGTGCACGTCTATCCGAACCGGTTCGTGCACAACCTCGTTGACCTCTCCGACGGTGAACTGGACGACTTCGCGCAGATCTATCTCGACCTGCTGCGGCGCTTCGACCGGATGTATTCCGCTCCGCTGCCCTATATGTCGGCACTGCACCAGTACGCCGACACCGACGCGCAACGGGAGGGCTACTTCCACGTCGAGCTGATGTCGATCCGGCGCAGCGCTACGGCTTTGAAGTACTTGGCCGCCTCCGAGTCGGCGATGGACGCATTCATCAGCGACGTGATGCCGGAAGCCGTGGCCGAGCGGCTGCGAGAACTCGGGTGA
- a CDS encoding Mut7-C RNAse domain-containing protein, with amino-acid sequence MAGYVDVRAYAELNEFLGPESRGVTVRRPFRSHQTVKDILEAMGVPHTEVDLILVNGDPVGFAHRPAVGDRIAAYPMFEALDVGSTARLRPVPLRDPRFVIDVNLGRLARLLRVLAFDVWWSNDADDQTLADISLSQQRILLTRDRGLLKRRAITHGLFVYSEHAEEQTLEVIRRLDLAQRVAPLTRCLRCNGTLATVSKEEVIEHLEPLTRRYYNDFRRCTECGRIYWPGSHHTGLLRLVERLREQL; translated from the coding sequence ATGGCCGGCTACGTGGACGTCCGGGCATACGCCGAGCTCAACGAGTTCCTGGGGCCCGAGTCGCGCGGGGTGACCGTGCGCCGCCCGTTTCGCTCGCACCAGACGGTCAAGGACATCCTCGAGGCGATGGGCGTCCCGCACACCGAGGTCGACCTGATCCTCGTCAACGGGGATCCGGTCGGGTTCGCGCACCGCCCGGCGGTGGGCGACCGCATCGCCGCCTACCCGATGTTCGAGGCGCTCGACGTCGGGTCGACGGCCCGGCTGCGGCCGGTGCCGCTGCGTGATCCGCGCTTCGTCATCGACGTCAACCTCGGCAGGCTGGCGCGCCTGCTGCGCGTCCTTGCCTTCGACGTGTGGTGGTCGAACGACGCCGACGACCAGACCCTGGCCGACATCAGCCTGAGCCAGCAGCGGATCCTGCTGACCCGTGACCGCGGTCTGCTGAAGCGACGCGCGATCACCCATGGTCTGTTCGTGTACTCGGAGCACGCCGAGGAGCAGACGCTGGAAGTGATCCGGCGACTGGATTTGGCGCAACGCGTGGCCCCGCTGACCCGATGCCTGCGATGCAACGGCACCCTGGCCACGGTTTCCAAGGAGGAGGTGATCGAGCACTTGGAGCCGCTGACTCGCCGCTACTACAACGACTTTCGGCGCTGCACCGAATGCGGACGGATCTACTGGCCCGGCTCGCACCACACCGGATTGCTCCGGCTGGTCGAGCGGCTTCGCGAGCAGCTTTAA
- a CDS encoding RES domain-containing protein translates to MPDLPDGYRAPLPEARPVGLRRRRVEADTELWRVEAAPPAEWTWNGFPTPRFRFDPKSGAFRTRYAASTLVGAFRERYRPTGLVIPSDHAGHYLVRLVAARHLRVLDLRTEANLDVLHVDDQINTGQHPDVWDTCHRLADAVRQWWTGPDALDAIVYRPRTTPETSINYAFFGLDAFTASSWTLAERTDVLTELVLRHGFTVGWDIGG, encoded by the coding sequence GTGCCTGACCTTCCCGACGGTTACCGGGCGCCGTTGCCGGAGGCCCGGCCGGTCGGTCTGCGCCGTCGCCGCGTCGAGGCCGACACCGAACTGTGGCGCGTGGAAGCGGCCCCGCCCGCGGAGTGGACGTGGAACGGCTTCCCCACCCCGCGGTTTCGCTTCGACCCCAAATCCGGTGCGTTCCGAACCCGTTATGCCGCAAGCACACTCGTCGGCGCCTTCCGGGAGCGCTACCGGCCCACCGGGCTGGTGATCCCTTCCGACCACGCCGGGCACTATCTGGTGCGGCTGGTCGCTGCCCGGCACCTGCGGGTGCTCGACCTGCGCACCGAGGCGAACCTCGACGTCCTGCACGTCGACGACCAGATCAACACCGGCCAGCATCCCGACGTGTGGGACACCTGTCACCGGCTGGCCGACGCCGTGCGGCAGTGGTGGACCGGGCCCGACGCCCTTGACGCCATCGTGTACCGGCCGCGCACCACCCCGGAGACGTCGATCAACTACGCATTCTTTGGCCTCGACGCCTTTACCGCCTCGTCATGGACATTGGCCGAGCGCACTGACGTTCTCACCGAACTTGTGCTGCGCCATGGGTTTACCGTCGGCTGGGATATCGGCGGCTAG
- the hepT gene encoding type VII toxin-antitoxin system HepT family RNase toxin, with product MVDETRVLRLLRGVTDDLAILHRESAADDARRTDPIWLRGIKYTFVTAIEACIDIAQHICAAEGWGPPADNGDAMRLLGSHGVLAADLADALRKAVGFRNVLVHEYVEVSDEIVIARLSDVGDLEGFVKQIAAFVTE from the coding sequence GTGGTCGATGAGACTCGAGTCCTGCGGCTCCTGCGTGGCGTCACCGACGACTTGGCAATACTGCATCGAGAATCCGCGGCCGACGACGCTCGGCGCACGGACCCGATTTGGCTGCGCGGCATCAAATACACGTTCGTAACAGCGATTGAGGCGTGTATCGACATTGCGCAGCACATTTGCGCGGCGGAGGGCTGGGGCCCGCCGGCCGACAACGGCGACGCGATGCGTCTGCTCGGCAGTCATGGGGTCCTCGCGGCTGACCTGGCTGACGCACTGCGCAAAGCCGTTGGCTTTCGGAATGTCCTCGTTCACGAATATGTGGAGGTGTCGGACGAGATCGTAATCGCACGGCTTAGCGATGTCGGCGACCTCGAGGGCTTCGTCAAGCAAATCGCCGCATTCGTCACTGAATAA
- a CDS encoding nucleotidyltransferase domain-containing protein, with product MTDVAERTAEAGEVLRRHGAVFAYLHGSRADNAARPTSDIDIAAYFGGQQPEAFEILLPAGVDLLVLDNAPLELAGRIALRGKLLFETDRARRVAWEATTRKIYLDELPRITRAHREFAEAVRRGR from the coding sequence GTGACCGATGTCGCGGAACGAACCGCCGAGGCCGGCGAGGTGCTGCGGCGTCATGGCGCCGTGTTCGCCTACCTGCATGGCAGCCGCGCCGACAACGCGGCGCGGCCAACCTCCGACATCGACATTGCCGCGTACTTCGGCGGGCAGCAACCGGAGGCGTTCGAGATTCTATTGCCCGCCGGCGTCGACCTCCTGGTCCTGGACAACGCTCCCCTCGAACTTGCGGGCCGCATCGCGCTGCGGGGAAAACTTCTTTTCGAGACCGATCGCGCGAGGCGAGTGGCTTGGGAAGCGACGACCCGCAAGATCTACCTCGACGAACTGCCGCGAATCACGCGGGCCCACCGCGAGTTCGCCGAAGCGGTGCGTCGTGGTCGATGA
- a CDS encoding lysylphosphatidylglycerol synthase transmembrane domain-containing protein, translated as MRVDGRDVTVSGSLLQPLTRRTNDILRLILAALFLATVVTSSLITRTQWVALEKSVSQIVGVLSPAQSNLVYLIYGIAILALPFVILIGLIVARQWKLLGAYAAAGILAVLCLSISGKGIAAPRWHFDLSDRLSTLLSQFLDDPRWIGMLAAVLTVSGPWLPARWRRWWWTLLLAFVPIHLVVSAIVPARALLGLAVGWFVGALVVLVVGTPALEVPLDGAVRALARRGFVVSALTVIRPAGPGPLVLSAQSDDPAVIELYGPHQRSGGALRQLWRKLRLRGTETAPLHASMHRAVEHRALMAIAIGDAGVANTSTVAVASLERGWTLYAHRPVRGRSITECATTTPVASVWQSLRRLHDQQISHGDLRSKEITVDDGAVLFGGYGSAEYGATDAQLQSDIAQLLVTTSSLYDPQSAVAAAIDTFGKETVLTASRRLTKTAVPKRVRDSVSDAKAVISNSRAEVMRQTGADQIQAETITRFTRSQLIQLVLLVALVYVAYPFISTVPTFFSELRTANWWWALLGLAVSALTYVGAAAALWACTDGSVSFVKLSIMQVANTFAATTTPAGVGGLALSTRFLQKSGLSAIRATTAVALQQSVQVIVHVVLLIIFSTAAGAGTDLSHFVPRATVLYLIAGVALGIVGTFLFVPTLRRWLATAVRPKLAEVSRDLVELAREPWRLGLIVLGCAGTTLGAALALWASVGAFGGDTTFVTVTVVTMVGGTLASAAPTPGGVGAVEAALIGGLAAFGVPAAVGVPSVLLYRVLTCWLPVFIGWPVMRWLTNNEMI; from the coding sequence ATGCGAGTCGACGGGCGCGACGTCACCGTCTCCGGCAGCCTGCTGCAACCGCTGACCCGTCGCACCAACGACATCTTGCGGCTCATCCTCGCGGCACTGTTCCTCGCGACCGTGGTCACCAGCTCGCTGATCACCCGCACCCAGTGGGTCGCGCTGGAGAAATCCGTCTCGCAGATCGTCGGGGTGCTCTCCCCCGCGCAATCCAACCTGGTCTATCTGATCTACGGCATCGCGATCCTGGCGCTGCCGTTCGTGATCCTGATCGGGCTGATCGTCGCCCGGCAATGGAAACTGCTCGGCGCCTACGCGGCCGCCGGCATCCTCGCCGTGCTCTGCCTGTCGATCAGCGGCAAGGGCATCGCCGCGCCGCGCTGGCACTTCGACCTCTCCGACCGGCTGTCCACGCTGCTGTCCCAGTTCCTCGACGACCCGCGCTGGATCGGGATGCTCGCCGCGGTGCTCACCGTGTCGGGTCCCTGGCTGCCCGCGCGTTGGCGGCGCTGGTGGTGGACGCTGCTGCTGGCGTTCGTGCCGATCCACCTCGTGGTCAGCGCGATCGTGCCGGCCCGCGCTTTGCTGGGGCTGGCGGTCGGGTGGTTCGTCGGCGCGCTGGTGGTCCTGGTGGTGGGGACGCCGGCGCTGGAGGTGCCGCTGGACGGCGCGGTCCGGGCGCTGGCCCGGCGCGGATTCGTCGTGTCCGCGTTGACGGTGATCCGGCCGGCCGGGCCTGGGCCGCTGGTCCTTTCGGCACAGTCGGACGATCCCGCGGTGATCGAGTTGTACGGCCCGCACCAACGCAGCGGCGGCGCGCTGCGCCAGCTGTGGCGCAAGCTGCGGCTGCGCGGCACCGAGACCGCGCCCCTGCACGCCTCGATGCACCGCGCCGTCGAGCATCGCGCGTTGATGGCGATCGCGATCGGCGACGCCGGCGTGGCCAACACCTCGACAGTTGCCGTCGCGTCGCTTGAGCGCGGCTGGACTCTGTACGCGCACAGGCCCGTTCGCGGTCGGTCAATCACCGAATGCGCGACGACGACGCCGGTCGCCTCTGTCTGGCAGTCGTTGCGGCGCTTGCACGATCAGCAGATCTCGCACGGCGACTTACGCAGCAAGGAAATCACGGTCGACGACGGCGCCGTGCTGTTCGGCGGTTACGGCAGCGCCGAATACGGCGCCACCGACGCCCAACTCCAATCCGACATCGCTCAGCTGCTGGTGACGACGTCGTCGCTCTACGACCCGCAGTCCGCGGTGGCTGCCGCGATCGACACGTTCGGCAAGGAAACCGTGCTGACCGCGTCGCGCCGTCTTACCAAAACGGCTGTGCCGAAACGGGTCCGGGACTCCGTAAGCGACGCAAAGGCTGTCATCTCCAATAGCCGCGCGGAGGTGATGCGCCAAACCGGCGCCGATCAGATCCAGGCCGAGACGATCACCCGGTTCACCCGCAGCCAGCTCATCCAGTTGGTGCTGCTCGTCGCGCTGGTCTATGTCGCCTACCCGTTCATCAGCACGGTGCCGACGTTCTTTTCCGAATTGCGCACGGCGAACTGGTGGTGGGCGCTGCTGGGGTTGGCGGTCTCGGCGCTGACGTATGTGGGCGCGGCCGCCGCGTTGTGGGCCTGCACCGACGGGTCGGTGAGCTTCGTCAAGCTGTCAATCATGCAGGTGGCCAACACCTTTGCCGCCACCACCACTCCGGCGGGGGTCGGCGGGCTGGCCCTGAGTACCCGGTTTCTCCAGAAGAGCGGCCTCAGCGCGATACGTGCGACGACGGCGGTGGCGCTGCAGCAGTCGGTGCAGGTGATCGTGCACGTCGTGTTGCTGATCATCTTCAGTACCGCCGCCGGTGCGGGCACCGACCTGTCGCACTTCGTCCCGAGAGCCACCGTGTTGTATCTGATCGCGGGTGTGGCGCTGGGCATCGTCGGCACATTCTTGTTCGTGCCGACGCTGCGGCGCTGGCTGGCGACGGCGGTGCGCCCGAAGCTTGCCGAAGTCTCCCGCGACCTCGTCGAGTTGGCCCGCGAACCGTGGCGACTGGGGCTGATCGTACTGGGTTGTGCCGGAACGACTCTCGGTGCGGCGTTGGCGCTGTGGGCCAGCGTCGGGGCGTTCGGCGGTGACACGACGTTCGTCACCGTCACCGTGGTGACGATGGTCGGCGGCACCCTGGCCTCGGCGGCCCCCACGCCCGGCGGCGTCGGCGCCGTCGAAGCCGCGCTGATCGGTGGGCTGGCCGCGTTCGGTGTCCCCGCGGCTGTCGGCGTGCCGTCGGTGCTGCTGTACCGGGTATTGACGTGCTGGCTACCGGTTTTCATCGGCTGGCCGGTGATGCGTTGGCTCACCAACAACGAGATGATCTAA
- the tpx gene encoding thiol peroxidase codes for MAQITLRGNPINTVGELPAVGSPAPDFTLTGTDLGAVSSDQFRGKPLLLNIFPSIDTPVCAASVRTFNERAAGSGLTVLCVSKDLPFAQQRFCGAEGIENVTTASAFRSSFGDDYGVSLADGPMAGLLARAVVVIGADGKVAHTELVPEIAQEPNYDAALSSSA; via the coding sequence ATGGCACAGATCACGTTGCGCGGAAATCCCATCAACACCGTCGGCGAGCTGCCGGCCGTCGGCTCCCCGGCGCCCGACTTCACGTTGACCGGCACCGACCTCGGCGCGGTCAGCAGCGACCAGTTCCGCGGTAAGCCGTTGTTGCTCAACATCTTTCCGTCCATCGACACCCCGGTGTGCGCGGCCAGCGTGCGGACCTTCAACGAGCGCGCCGCCGGCAGCGGTCTCACTGTGCTGTGCGTGTCCAAGGACCTGCCGTTTGCCCAACAGCGGTTCTGCGGCGCCGAGGGCATCGAGAACGTCACCACCGCATCGGCGTTCCGCAGCAGCTTCGGCGACGACTACGGCGTCAGCCTGGCCGACGGTCCGATGGCCGGGCTGCTGGCCCGGGCTGTCGTGGTGATCGGCGCGGACGGCAAGGTCGCGCACACCGAGCTGGTGCCCGAGATCGCCCAGGAGCCCAACTACGACGCAGCGCTGAGCTCGTCGGCCTAA
- a CDS encoding type II toxin-antitoxin system PemK/MazF family toxin codes for MRRGELWFAATPGGDRPVLVLTRDPVADRIGAVVVASLTRTRRGLVSELELTAAEDGVPSDCVVNFDNLHTLPRSAFRRRITRLSAARLHQVCRTLRASTGC; via the coding sequence ATGCGGCGCGGTGAACTCTGGTTCGCCGCCACGCCCGGCGGTGATCGCCCGGTGCTCGTCCTCACCAGGGATCCCGTCGCCGACCGGATCGGCGCGGTCGTCGTCGCCTCACTGACCCGAACCCGCAGAGGACTGGTGTCGGAACTGGAACTGACGGCTGCTGAAGATGGCGTGCCAAGCGACTGCGTCGTCAACTTCGACAACCTTCATACGTTGCCGCGTAGCGCATTTCGCCGCAGGATCACCCGGTTGTCTGCGGCACGGCTCCACCAAGTGTGCCGCACATTGCGCGCAAGCACTGGCTGCTAA
- a CDS encoding class I SAM-dependent methyltransferase, producing the protein MARTDNDTWDITESVGATALGVAAARAAETESEDPLIQDPYARVFLDAAGEGMWNWFAGPELPPEIVEAEPDLPLRIQSMRNYMASRTAFFDEFFLAATKAGARQAVILAAGLDSRTWRLAWPDGTTVYELDQPKVLEFKASTLREHGVEPTARLVNVAVDLRQDWPKALQDAGFDPSAPSVWSAEGLLPFLPAAAQDLLFERVTALSAPGSRIAVEAHGPDFNDPEVHARQRAQMQRIRDLAAGLGEQPDIPDVQDLWYLEDRADVGDWLRGHGWEASVIPAEELMASYRRPPADVEDSSPRSVFVSAQRV; encoded by the coding sequence ATGGCACGAACCGACAACGACACCTGGGACATCACCGAGAGCGTGGGCGCGACGGCGCTGGGCGTGGCGGCCGCCCGCGCCGCTGAGACCGAGAGCGAGGACCCGCTGATTCAGGACCCGTACGCCCGGGTCTTCCTCGACGCGGCCGGCGAGGGCATGTGGAATTGGTTCGCAGGGCCCGAGCTGCCGCCCGAGATCGTCGAGGCCGAGCCGGACCTGCCGCTGCGGATTCAGTCGATGCGCAACTATATGGCTTCCCGCACAGCGTTTTTCGACGAGTTCTTCCTCGCGGCCACCAAGGCCGGGGCGCGCCAGGCGGTGATCTTAGCGGCCGGGCTCGATTCGCGGACGTGGCGTCTGGCGTGGCCGGACGGCACGACGGTGTACGAACTCGACCAGCCCAAGGTGCTGGAGTTCAAGGCGTCGACGCTTCGAGAACACGGCGTCGAGCCGACGGCGCGGCTGGTCAATGTCGCCGTCGACCTGCGCCAGGATTGGCCGAAGGCCTTGCAGGACGCGGGTTTTGACCCGTCGGCGCCCAGCGTCTGGTCGGCCGAGGGGCTGCTGCCGTTCTTGCCGGCGGCCGCTCAGGACCTGCTCTTCGAGCGGGTGACCGCGCTGAGTGCACCCGGCAGCCGCATCGCCGTGGAGGCGCATGGCCCCGATTTCAACGACCCCGAGGTTCATGCCCGCCAGCGTGCGCAGATGCAGCGCATCCGCGATCTCGCGGCCGGACTCGGCGAGCAGCCCGACATCCCCGACGTGCAGGACCTGTGGTACCTCGAGGACCGCGCCGACGTCGGCGACTGGCTGCGCGGCCACGGCTGGGAGGCATCGGTGATCCCGGCCGAGGAATTGATGGCCAGTTACCGCCGCCCGCCCGCCGACGTCGAGGACTCGTCTCCGCGCAGTGTGTTTGTGTCCGCGCAGCGGGTGTAG
- a CDS encoding ribbon-helix-helix domain-containing protein, whose amino-acid sequence MISFRVDDADAAEIDQWARRLHVERSELIRDALRRHLAQLAADEDVRAYAEQPVTGEEMALAEVAEWGPAEDWADWADAAR is encoded by the coding sequence ATGATCAGCTTTCGCGTGGACGACGCGGACGCCGCCGAAATAGACCAATGGGCGCGGCGGCTGCACGTCGAGCGGTCCGAGCTCATTCGCGACGCGCTGCGACGCCACTTGGCTCAGCTCGCGGCCGACGAGGACGTGCGCGCATACGCCGAGCAGCCCGTCACGGGCGAGGAAATGGCGCTCGCTGAGGTCGCCGAGTGGGGCCCCGCGGAGGACTGGGCTGACTGGGCCGATGCGGCGCGGTGA